A portion of the Musa acuminata AAA Group cultivar baxijiao chromosome BXJ1-1, Cavendish_Baxijiao_AAA, whole genome shotgun sequence genome contains these proteins:
- the LOC103996493 gene encoding ATP-dependent helicase BRM isoform X2: MQSGNGRNPAATPSSAASPSSSSSAVSAPNHLGFESIQQQQQAYRQALQQQEQQQNQQQRRKAEVDQSLLSYQSGGTYGVTGGTGFPISSGAVHPSQLPNKYSNIPQQPGALQLREESKNKGQDVGQQMQNSIHQAYFQFALQAAQQKAHGNSVVQQQGKMNMVGSSGRDQDIFMNRLKMQELMSLQAVNKSQMPMLNRPAEQFTHAEKQMEPGCTSTDQRIDQKPFLADGQLASANMVRPMQPLQLLQSQYSLQNLASNQLEMAQVQAMQAWAKEHNIDLSVPANLNLIAQVLPFWQSNRMSVMQKPTESNTTAQKSCLPSSKQLVMPSPVGSENSAHGNSTSDLSGQRGSIKCHQTVPSTSISNGGDTTGLNTNTLQMQQQVADYSRINQNERVVRPTIITSSCGLVNHLPNSCGSMNQPVDKSNAKNAFMGNELQQMQNLRPLQKINRSNILPTVPGNSTVGCQIPTESGFAQTPNHHVGFTKQQLYVLKAQILAFRRLKRGERSLPPEVLQAISDPPVDSQPQHWPVQSGTVNQDLMRIAKSNDNEHKRCVESNDQAEQSAPVNKGQIHLKEESITGEEKAALASQMQGATSLEKGSVCLGSIGKLEESNTTVKSEQEVERGSQNLSTDKVKAVPVDGAVPVPGQLKKPASTSSTAPLRDGVSRKYHGPLFDFPSFTRKHDSLGSSTTNNSTNLTLAYDVKDLLFEEGKIVLDKKRAEKLKKISRLLAINLDRKRIKPDLVIRLQIEERKTKLLDFQARLRDEVERQQQEIMAMPDRPYRKFVRQCEQQRLELIRQVQQLQKASREKQLKSTFQWRKKLLEAHWAIRDARTTRNRGIAKYHERMLKEFSKRKDEDRNKRMEALKNNDMDRYREMLLEQQTNISGDASQRYAVLSSFVSQTEEYLHKLGGKITAAKSHQEVEEAANVAAAAARAQGLSTEEVRAAAACAGEEVMIRNRFSEMNALKESSANKYYNLAHAVTERVIRQPSMLRAGTLRDYQLVGLQWMLSLYNNKLNGILADEMGLGKTVQVMALIAYLMEFKTNYGPHLIIVPNAVLVNWKSELLNWLPSISCIFYVGGKDERSKLFSQEVCSVKFNVLVTTYEFIMYDRSKLSKIDWKYIIIDEAQRMKDRESVLARDLDRYRCQRRLLLTGTPLQNDLKELWSLLNLLLPEVFDNRRAFHDWFSKPFQKDGTPHNQEDEWLETEKKVIIIHRLHRILEPFMLRRRVEDVEGSLPRKVSVVLRCRMSAIQGAIYDWIKSTGTIRVDPEDEMRRVQKNPLYQVKMYKNLNNKCMELRKACNHPLLNYPYFSNYSKDFIVRSCGKLWILDRILIKLQRAGHRVLLFSTMTKLLDILEEYLQWRRLIYRRIDGTTSLEDREAAIVDFNHPDSDCFIFLLSIRAAGRGLNLQTADTVVIYDPDPNPQNEEQAVARAHRIGQKREVKVIYMEAVVDKTSSYQKEDELRNGVVGDSEDDLAGKDRYIGSIESLIRNNIQQYKIDMADEVINAGRFDQRTTHEERRMTLEMLLHDEERYQENVHNVPSLQEVNRLIARSKEEVGLFDQMDEDFDWTADMVKHNEVPVWLRASTGEVDAVAASLSKKPSKNILSVNIGLEPSANFSGSSPSKAERRGRPKGPTAQKYPIYQEQDDEDGEESDIDSEERNASEEDGEIGEFDDEESNGADMMLLNHKDQVVEGMDCDNGRYEFSRTMDGSQNVNKLEEAGSTGSSSGSRKLPQSETPSLSSQKFGSLSALDARPCLSSKKRSEELEEGEIAVSGNSHMDLQQSGSWLHDHDDGEDEQVLQPKIKRKRSMRIRPKYAAERNDERSSSERIFAQRSPRLPLHVDHDYGVPSRTENPEAFAEAGLGKNDTSSSLLKQRHNVPSRKISPLQKSGRLSYFCGSAEDENEYSRESWSSRANSSCGPTSVGAKMSDITQRKCKNVISKLQRKIHKDGNQIVPTLSDWWRRNGNSSLAIPLTARSSPLDLQIIERRVDNLDYNGVTDFIADVQLMLKSIVQHCNYTHEVKCEAEKLQGLFFEIMKIAFPDSDFREARNAVTFSSPRGAVMTKSPKPASSSKIKQQTPTSKLETMSFPDKALPHGVTPVDGEGTTKSTSSKHQKESRLVSGGWKEQTPECSQLLTHPGDLVICKKKRKEREKSAVKHRLGLASPSNLGRMGPISPPSSGCGGSAPSPTMNRSSSFPSQRDSRPAQQAKHPLSWRHREMQQLDDGNSGLHSIGDVQWAKPVKRMRTDTSKRRPSHT, from the exons ATGCAATCCGGGAACGGCCGGAACCCGGCGGCCACGCCGTCATCCGCCGCgtcgccttcttcctcctcctccgcggtCTCCGCCCCGAACCATCTGGGCTTCGAATCaatccagcagcagcagcaggcttATAGGCAG GCATTACAACAACAGGAGCAACAACAGAATCAGCAGCAGCGCAGGAAAGCTGAAGTTGATCAATCCCTTCTTAGCTATCAGTCTGGTGGTACATATGGAGTCACAGGCGGAACTGGTTTTCCAATATCTTCTGGTGCTGTACATCCGTCTCAGTTGCCTAATAAGTATAGTAACATACCTCAACAACCTGGTGCCCTTCAGCTTCGCGAGGAAAGCAAAAATAAAGGGCAGGATGTAGGACAGCAAATGCAGAACTCAATTCATCAAGCTTACTTTCAATTTGCTTTGCAAGCTGCTCAGCAAAAGGCTCATGGGAACTCAGTAGTGCAGCAGCAAGGTAAAATGAATATGGTCGGCTCATCTGGAAGGGATCAAGACATTTTTATGAACAGATTAAAGATGCAAGAACTTATGTCACTTCAGGCAGTTAATAAGTCCCAAATGCCTATGCTTAATAGACCAGCAGAACAGTTCACACATGCCGAGAAGCAGATGGAGCCAGGTTGTACTAGCACTGATCAAAGAATTGATCAAAAACCTTTCCTAGCAGATGGGCAGCTAGCTTCTGCTAACATGGTAAGACCGATGCAGCCATTGCAGTTGCTGCAATCTCAGTATAGTCTGCAGAATCTTGCAAGCAATCAGTTGGAGATGGCACAGGTGCAAGCGATGCAGGCATGGGCAAAGGAACATAATATTGATCTATCTGTTCCTGCTAATTTAAATTTGATTGCTCAAGTTCTGCCCTTCTGGCAGTCGAATAGAATGTCTGTTATGCAGAAGCCAACTGAATCTAACACAACTGCACAGAAATCTTGTTTGCCATCTTCAAAGCAACTGGTAATGCCATCACCAGTTGGCAGTGAAAATTCAGCACATGGGAACTCTACAAGTGATTTGTCTGGCCAGCGTGGCTCCATAAAATGTCATCAAACAGTCCCATCTACTTCAATCTCCAATGGCGGGGATACCACAGGCTTGAACACCAATACTTTGCAAATGCAGCAGCAGGTTGCTGATTATAGCAGGATCAACCAGAATGAGAGAGTTGTCAGACCCACAATTATAACTAGCAGTTGTGGGTTAGTTAACCATTTACCAAATTCATGTGGTAGCATGAACCAGCCGGTAGATAAGTCTAATGCAAAGAATGCTTTTATGGGGAATGAACTGCAGCAAATGCAGAATTTGAGGCCCTTGCAGAAGATAAATCGGTCCAATATATTACCTACAGTTCCTGGAAATAGTACTGTGGGTTGTCAAATTCCAACTGAAAGTGGATTTGCTCAGACACCAAACCATCATGTTGGATTTACAAAGCAGCAGCTTTATGTTCTAAAAGCTCAGATCTTAGCTTTTAGACGGTTGAAG CGTGGTGAAAGAAGTCTGCCACCTGAAGTTCTTCAAGCAATTTCAGATCCCCCAGTTGATTCTCAGCCACAACACTGGCCTGTTCAGTCTGGAACTGTTAACCAGGATTTGATGAGGATTGCCAAGAGCAATGATAATGAGCATAAGAGATGTGTGGAGTCTAATGATCAAGCAGAACAGTCTGCTCCTGTGAATAAAGGACAGATTCATCTGAAGGAGGAATCCATTACTGGagaagagaaagctgcacttGCCAGTCAAATGCAAGGTGCAACAAGTTTAGAAAAGGGATCTGTATGCTTGGGATCTATTGGCAAGTTAGAAGAAAGCAATACTACTGTTAAATCTGAGCAAGAGGTTGAAAGAGGAAGTCAAAATTTGTCCACTGATAAGGTAAAGGCCGTACCAGTGGATGGTGCAGTACCGGTTCCTGGGCAATTGAAAAAGCCTGCCTCAACAAGTAGCACAGCACCTCTCAGAGATGGTGTTTCAAGAAAGTACCATGGTCCACTTTTTGATTTCCCATCATTTACAAGGAAACATGATTCCTTGGGATCATCAACTACAAATAACTCTACTAATTTGACATTGGCTTATGATGTGAAAGATTTGCTGTTCGAGGAAGGTAAGATTGTTCTTGACAAGAAAAGGGCTGAGAAATTGAAGAAGATTAGTAGGTTACTTGCGATTAATTTAGATAGGAAAAGAATTAAGCCGGATCTTGTGATAAGGTTGCAAATTGAAGAGAGAAAAACTAAGCTTCTGGATTTTCAGGCTCGTCTCAGGGATGAAGTTGAACGCCAACAGCAGGAGATAATGGCAATGCCTGATAGACCATACCGCAAGTTTGTTAGGCAATGTGAACAGCAGCGATTGGAGCTAATAAGGCAAGTTCAGCAGCTGCAAAAGGCATCCAGAGAGAAACAATTGAAATCTACTTTTCAGTGGCGTAAGAAGCTCTTAGAGGCTCATTGGGCCATTCGTGATGCTCgtactacacgaaacagaggaatAGCAAAATATCATGAGAGGATGTTAAAGGAGTTTTCAAAGAGGAAGGATGAGGACAGAAATAAAAGAATGGAGGCATTGAAGAACAATGATATGGATAGATACCGTGAAATGTTACTGGAGCAGCAGACAAACATCTCAGGAGATGCATCTCAGCGTTATGctgttctttcttcctttgtgtcCCAGACAGAAGAGTACCTTCACAAGCTTGGGGGAAAAATTACAGCTGCAAAGAGCCATCAAGAGGTTGAAGAGGCAGCAAATGTTGCAGCCGCTGCTGCACGAGCTCAG GGTCTTTCAACAGAAGAAGtaagagcagcagcagcatgtGCAGGAGAGGAGGTAATGATAAGGAATAGGTTTTCTGAAATGAATGCTCTAAAGGAGAGTTCTGCTAACAA GTATTATAATTTGGCTCATGCTGTGACCGAAAGAGTCATAAGGCAACCTTCAATGTTGCGAGCTGGGACATTAAGAGACTATCAGCTT GTTGGACTACAGTGGATGCTTTCCTTGTACAACAACAAGTTGAACGGAATATTAGCGGATGAGATGGGTCTTGGCAAGACAGTCCAG GTAATGGCATTGATTGCTTACCTGATGGAATTCAAAACTAACTATGGTCCACATTTAATTATAGTACCAAATGCTGTTTTAGTAAATTGGAAG AGTGAGCTGTTAAACTGGCTGCCTTCTATATCATGCATTTTTTATGTTGGTGGGAAGGATGAAAGATCAAAGCTTTTCTCTCAG GAAGTTTGTTCTGTCAAGTTTAATGTACTGGTAACAACATATGAATTTATTATGTATGATCGATCAAAGCTATCAAAAATTGATTGGAAGTACATAATCATTGATGAAGCACAAAGGATGAAGGATAGGGAATCCGTTTTGGCACGCGATCTTGATAGATATCGTTGCCAGAGAAGATTGCTGCTTACTGGTACCCCTTTACAG AACGATCTTAAGGAATTGTGGTCCCTTTTAAATCTACTTCTTCCAGAAGTTTTTGATAATCGCAGGGCATTTCATGATTGGTTCTCAAAGCCCTTTCAGAAAGATGGTACTCCACATAATCAGGAAGACGAGTGGCTTGAGACTGAGAAGAAGGTGATAATTATCCATCGGCTGCATCGGATTCTGGAACCTTTCATGCTAAGAAGACGTGTTGAGGATGTTGAAGGTTCACTTCCTCGAAAG GTCTCTGTTGTCCTAAGATGTCGAATGTCAGCTATTCAAGGTGCCATTTATGACTGGATTAAATCTACTGGTACTATTAGGGTAGATCCTGAGGATGAGATGCGCCGAGTTCAAAAGAATCCACTGTACCAGGTCAAAATGTACAAGAATCTTAACAATAAGTGTATGGAGTTGAGGAAAGCCTGCAATCATCCTTTGCTTAACTATCCTTATTTCAGTAACTATTCCAAGGACTTTATTGTTAGATCATGTGGGAAACTATGGATTCTTGATAGAATTCTCATAAAACTTCAGAGAGCAGGTCATCGCGTTCTTCTCTTTAGTACCATGactaaacttcttgatatattagaGGAATATTTGCAATGGCGGAGGCTTATATATAGACGAATAGATGGTACAACAAGCCTAGAAGATCGAGAAGCAGCAATTGTGGATTTTAACCATCCTGACTCTGATTGCTTTATCTTTTTGCTCAGCATTCGTGCTGCCGGAAGAGGTCTAAATCTCCAGACTGCAGATACAGTTGTGATATATGACCCAGATCCGAATCCTCAAAACGAAGAGCAGGCAGTGGCAAGAGCTCATCGGATTGGACAGAAGAGAGAGGTAAAGGTGATATACATGGAAGCTGTTGTGGATAAAACCTCTAGCTACCAAAAAGAAGATGAATTGAGGAATGGAGTCGTAGGAGATTCAGAGGATGATCTTGCTGGTAAAGATCGCTATATAGGGTCAATTGAGAGCCTTATACGTAACAACATCCAACAATATAAGATAGATATGGCCGATGAGGTCATAAATGCTGGTCGTTTTGATCAAAGAACCACGCATGAGGAAAGACGGATGACTTTGGAGATGCTACTTCATGATGAAGAGAGATATCAAGAGAATGTGCACAATGTTCCTTCTCTACAAGAAGTTAATCGTTTGATTGCTCGTAGCAAAGAGGAAGTTGGGTTGTTTGATCAAATGGATGAAGATTTTGATTGGACTGCAGATATGGTAAAACACAATGAAGTCCCAGTATGGCTTCGAGCTAGTACTGGAGAGGTAGATGCTGTTGCTGCTAGTTTATCAAAGAAGCCTTCGAAAAACATCTTATCAGTCAATATTGGACTGGAACCAAGTGCAAATTTTTCTGGGTCATCTCCCAGTAAAGCTGAAAGGAGGGGCCGCCCCAAGGGTCCAACTGCCCAAAAGTATCCAATCTATCAGGAACAGGATGATGAAGATGGTGAGGAATCAGATATTGACTCAGAGGAGAGGAATGCATCTGAAGAAGATGGAGAAATTGGAGAGTTCGACGACGAAGAGTCCAATGGTGCTGACATGATGCTACTAAACCACAAGGATCAAGTAGTTGAGGGAATGGATTGTGATAATGGCAGATATGAATTCTCACGAACAATGGATGGCAGCCAAAACGTTAATAAATTGGAAGAAGCTGGTTCCACAGGATCATCTTCTGGGAGTCGTAAATTGCCACAATCTGAAACTCCTTCCTTGTCTTCACAAAAGTTTGGATCACTTTCTGCTTTAGATGCCAGACCATGTCTATCTTCAAAAAAAAGG TCTGAGGAGCTAGAGGAAGGTGAAATTGCAGTATCAGGCAATTCCCACATGGATCTGCAACAATCAGGTAGCTGGCTTCATGACCATGATGATGGAGAGGATGAACAGGTTTTGCAACCAAAAATAAAGCGTAAACGGAGTATGCGGATTCGTCCAAAATATGCTGCAGAAAGAAATGATGAAAGATCTAGCAGTGAGAGGATTTTTGCCCAGCGCTCTCCAAGGCTGCCCTTGCATGTTGACCATGATTATGGTGTACCATCAAGGACTGAAAATCCTGAAGCATTTGCTGAGGCTGGTCTGGGAAAGAATGACACAAGTAGCTCACTATTGAAGCAGAGGCATAATGTACCATCAAGAAAAATTTCACCTCTGCAAAAGTCTGGAAGGCTAAGTTACTTTTGTGGGTCTGCAGAAGATGAAAATGAATATTCTAGGGAAAGTTGGAGCAGTAGGGCCAATAGCTCTTGCGGCCCAACCTCTGTGGGTGCAAAAATGTCTGACATTACACAACGAAAG TGCAAGAATGTCATTAGCAAGCTGCAGAGGAAAATACACAAGGATGGTAATCAAATCGTGCCAACATTGTCTGATTGGTGGAGAAGAAATGGGAATTCCAGTCTTGCTATTCCTCTCACTGCAAGGAGTAGCCCACTAGATCTTCAGATAATTGAACGGCGGGTCGACAACTTGGATTACAATGGTGTAACTGACTTTATAGCAGATGTGCAGTTGATGCTGAAAAGTATAGTTCAGCATTGCAACTATACTCATGAG GTGAAGTGTGAAGCAGAGAAGCTCCAAGGTCTGTTCTTCGAGATCATGAAGATTGCTTTTCCAGATTCAGATTTTCGAGAAGCCAGGAATGCAGTGACCTTCTCTAGTCCCAGAGGAGCTGTGATGACAAAATCCCCAAAACCAGCTTCCTCGAGCAAAATTAAGCAACAAACTCCAACAAGTAAGTTGGAGACCATGTCCTTTCCTGATAAGGCCTTACCCCATGGGGTTACTCCTGTGGATGGCGAAGGGACAACCAAGTCAACTTCTTCCAAGCACCAGAAGGAGTCCAGGTTGGTTTCTGGAGGTTGGAAAGAGCAGACACCTGAATGTTCACAATTACTGACGCATCCTGGTGATCTGGTCATCtgcaagaagaagagaaaagaaagagaaaaatctGCTGTCAAGCACAGATTAGGCCTCGCATCGCCATCCAACCTTGGTCGTATGGGCCCCATATCTCCACCCAGCTCAGGATGTGGGGGCTCTGCGCCATCTCCCACCATGAACAGAAGTTCCAGCTTTCCATCGCAGCGAGATTCACGTCCGGCTCAACAGGCAAAACATCCATTGAGCTGGCGGCATCGCGAGATGCAGCAGCTTGATGATGGGAACTCTGGGCTGCATAGCATAGGAGATGTACAATGGGCTAAGCCTGTAAAGAGAATGAGGACAGACACCAGTAAAAGGCGGCCGAGCCATACGTGA